A genomic window from Diospyros lotus cultivar Yz01 chromosome 2, ASM1463336v1, whole genome shotgun sequence includes:
- the LOC127795178 gene encoding checkpoint protein hus1, with product MKFKAFLTDNGVNLLEKRFLPALDKIGRTCHLYLTRDHVIFLHNLLNGEGLQSIAQFRKEALFHDYRISSQNDDRIAFAVDLSLLHRALRSIVTIYAEFSNPQTLAHASSNPLQLKLVKKLPPHSQQPMPFLTFETKGYKTAVIQDVPISKPLSRADLLELQAALDAAQDLPQTLVQVPHMNQLQSFVDRMRHVGDLIDLSITKYGDLHLQTSTTLITLGAEFGRLPVIGEKAEVPAEDRNLSAQSRTQRAIERGDAMTVLVPLKHFAKSLQCHLAKPDSAFYGIAPQGACLTEIFQFFVPGTLQTDKSISLHCRLPALDPGSS from the coding sequence ATGAAGTTCAAGGCCTTCCTGACCGACAATGGCGTCAACCTGCTGGAGAAGAGGTTCCTCCCAGCCCTAGACAAAATCGGAAGAACCTGTCATCTCTATCTCACCCGAGATCACGTAATCTTCCTCCACAATCTCCTCAATGGCGAAGGCCTCCAATCCATCGCCCAATTCCGCAAAGAAGCCCTCTTCCACGACTACCGCATCTCTAGCCAGAACGACGATCGCATCGCCTTCGCCGTCGACCTCTCCCTCCTCCACCGCGCCCTCCGCAGCATTGTCACCATCTATGCCGAATTCAGCAATCCTCAAACCCTAGCTCACGCTTCGTCCAATCCTCTCCAGCTCAAGCTCGTGAAGAAGCTTCCGCCTCATTCGCAGCAGCCGATGCCGTTCCTCACTTTCGAGACGAAGGGTTACAAAACCGCCGTGATTCAGGACGTTCCGATCTCGAAACCCTTGTCCAGAGCCGATTTGCTGGAACTTCAAGCGGCTTTGGATGCGGCTCAGGATTTGCCGCAAACCCTAGTTCAGGTCCCGCACATGAATCAGCTGCAGAGCTTCGTCGATCGAATGAGGCACGTTGGGGACTTGATCGACCTTTCCATAACCAAGTATGGGGATTTGCACTTGCAAACTTCGACTACTTTGATCACGCTTGGCGCGGAGTTTGGTCGATTACCGGTCATTGGGGAGAAAGCCGAGGTTCCAGCGGAGGATCGGAATTTGAGCGCTCAATCTCGGACGCAGAGAGCGATTGAGAGGGGAGACGCGATGACGGTCCTAGTGCCCCTGAAGCATTTTGCCAAGTCTCTCCAATGTCATCTGGCAAAGCCCGATTCTGCCTTCTATGGGATTGCTCCACAAGGCGCTTGCTTGACTGAAATTTTCCAGTTCTTTGTGCCAGGTACGCTCCAAACAGATAAATCGATCAGTTTGCATTGCAGGCTTCCTGCGCTTGATCCTGGATCTAGTTGA
- the LOC127795864 gene encoding protein FAR1-RELATED SEQUENCE 6-like yields the protein MDEVSLNSEPVYDDEADEFEIEGDCEMTEYIGQSGLIQGENPLPPCVGMEFESYEDVYYFYNCYAKEQGFGVRVSNTWYRKSKERYRGKLSCSSAGFKKKSEANRPRPETRTGCPAMIKFRLMDNNRWRIIEVELEHNHLISPASGKFYKSHKNMGIGAKRPLPLDSPEDAQKFRLFRTVIIDTEDNKMVYDDDRAFGNNVDYSNQLKFKQGDAQAIYRFFCHFQLMSSNFFYVMDLNEKGYLRNVFWADARCRAAYGYFGDIVAIDATCLTEKYEVPLVVFTGVNHHGQCVLFGCGLLAGETVESFTWLFRAWLTYMLGRPPQAIITGQGESLQAALSDVFPRAYRCICLSHIINKVPEELGSLDQYEAIKVALTRAVAQSLKADEFEAAWEDMLQRYGIRDHKWLKTLYEDRKRWVPVYLKEAFLAGMFPVGPSQRVTSVFEGFLHKYTPLHEFLMKYDQALQKNRQEEALADLESRTSSPALKSRFYFELQLSKLYTNNIFKKFQSEVERVYSCFSARQVSGDGSIITYVVKVHPDGTESSRETRDHEVIYNTSEAEVLCACGLFNSQGYLCRHSLSVLKQNGIEEIPAQYILSRWRKDIPRNYVFEHGCSGINIDNAVHRYDNLYKWGLQVVEEGRRSEDCYKFAMQALDEILSNVRLAEELADPKSL from the coding sequence ATGGATGAAGTTTCTCTGAATAGTGAACCTGTATATGATGACGAAGCTGATGAATTTGAGATTGAAGGGGATTGTGAAATGACAGAATATATTGGCCAAAGCGGGCTAATTCAAGGAGAAAATCCCCTTCCTCCTTGTGTAGGGATGGAGTTTGAATCCTATGAGGATGTTTATTACTTCTACAATTGTTATGCTAAGGAACAAGGATTTGGAGTAAGGGTAAGCAACACATGGTATAGGAAGAGTAAAGAAAGATATAGAGGAAAACTAAGCTGCAGCAGTGCAGGTTTCAAGAAAAAAAGTGAGGCAAATCGCCCTAGACCAGAGACAAGAACTGGTTGTCCAGCAATGATAAAGTTCAGGTTGATGGACAACAATAGGTGGAGGATAATTGAAGTGGAGCTCGAGCACAACCACCTGATTAGTCCTGCAAGTggaaagttctataaatcccATAAAAACATGGGTATTGGAGCAAAACGACCACTGCCTTTAGATAGTCCTGAAGATGCTCAAAAATTTAGATTGTTTCGTACTGTCATCATTGATACAGAGGATAACAAGATGGTGTATGATGATGATCGAGCATTCGGGAATAATGTTGATTATTCCAATCAATTGAAGTTTAAACAGGGAGATGCACAAGCTATTTACAGATTCTTTTGCCATTTTCAATTGATGAGTTCAAACTTCTTCTATGTAATGGATCTCAATGAGAAAGGATATCTGCGGAATGTGTTCTGGGCTGATGCAAGGTGCAGGGCTGCTTATGGTTATTTTGGTGATATAGTTGCAATTGATGCTACATGCTTGACGGAAAAATATGAAGTGCCACTAGTAGTTTTTACTGGGGTGAATCACCATGGACAATGTGTACTGTTCGGCTGTGGACTTCTTGCAGGTGAGACAGTAGAGTCATTTACATGGCTGTTTAGGGCTTGGCTTACGTATATGTTAGGACGTCCACCACAAGCTATAATTACTGGTCAAGGCGAATCATTGCAGGCTGCTCTTTCTGATGTTTTTCCCAGAGCTTATCGATGTATTTGTTTGTCGCATATCATTAATAAAGTTCCTGAAGAACTGGGAAGCTTGGATCAGTATGAAGCCATTAAGGTGGCTTTGACTAGAGCAGTTGCCCAGTCTTTGAAGGCAGACGAGTTTGAAGCAGCTTGGGAAGATATGCTTCAGCGGTATGGAATCAGGGATCATAAATGGCTAAAAACATTGTATGAGGACCGTAAAAGGTGGGTACCGGTATATCTGAAGGAGGCATTTTTAGCAGGAATGTTTCCAGTTGGACCTAGTCAGAGAGTGACTTCAGTTTTTGAGGGATTTTTGCATAAATACACTCCGCTGCATGAGTTTCTAATGAAGTATGATCAAGCTCTACAGAAAAATCGTCAAGAAGAAGCCTTGGCAGATTTGGAGTCAAGAACTTCTAGTCCAGCACTGAAATCGAGATTTTATTTTGAGTTGCAGCTCTCAAAGCTGTACACAAATAACATATTCAAGAAGTTCCAGAGTGAAGTGGAGAGAGTATACTCTTGTTTTAGCGCAAGACAGGTAAGTGGTGACGGTTCAATAATTACGTACGTGGTCAAAGTGCATCCTGACGGCACAGAAAGTAGCAGGGAAACGAGAGACCACGAGGTTATCTACAACACATCCGAAGCAGAGGTTCTTTGTGCATGTGGTTTGTTCAACTCCCAAGGATACTTGTGCAGGCATTCCCTGAGCGTATTAAAACAGAATGGCATTGAAGAGATTCCGGCTCAATACATTCTTTCGCGGTGGAGAAAGGACATCCCTCGCAACTATGTTTTTGAACACGGGTGCAGTGGTATCAATATCGACAACGCGGTTCACAGGTACGATAACTTGTATAAATGGGGTTTGCAGGTTGTGGAGGAAGGTAGGAGGTCGGAAGATTGTTACAAGTTTGCAATGCAAGCATTGGATGAGATATTGAGCAATGTTCGACTGGCCGAGGAACTTGCAGACCCCAAGTCTTTGTAG